The proteins below come from a single bacterium genomic window:
- a CDS encoding cation diffusion facilitator family transporter — protein sequence MEITHRERSSLFAVNLGLGTNILLAALKVATGITGHSPALLSDGINSTSDVAYYVVVRIFMMLARKPADHEHPYGHSQFESIAALVVGAFVITTAMAIFWDATNKVYDLYAGQSTSNGASAWALVVALFTVAVKIVMVIITRRIGRKTNNPAVLALAYDHRNDIFAASAASIGIFVGRIGLPWVDPLAGAIVALVILHTGITILRASSQDLMDTVPGKELNQQVIQILKPIAGIKEIEEIQTHRFGPYLVINVTIGIEGSLSVKKGDAIAMEVERALHQGINLLKRVYVHYHPAREK from the coding sequence ATGGAGATAACGCACCGCGAACGCAGCAGCCTGTTTGCCGTGAACCTCGGACTGGGGACGAACATCCTGCTGGCAGCGCTGAAAGTTGCCACCGGTATAACCGGTCACAGCCCGGCGTTGCTGTCGGACGGCATCAACTCGACATCGGATGTCGCCTATTATGTTGTCGTCCGGATATTCATGATGCTGGCCCGCAAACCGGCGGACCATGAACATCCTTATGGCCACAGCCAGTTCGAAAGCATCGCTGCACTGGTCGTGGGCGCGTTCGTCATAACCACGGCGATGGCAATATTCTGGGACGCTACTAATAAAGTATATGACCTGTATGCCGGACAAAGCACTTCCAACGGCGCTTCAGCATGGGCTCTCGTCGTCGCGCTGTTCACCGTGGCGGTGAAGATCGTCATGGTTATAATCACGCGGCGGATCGGCCGCAAGACCAACAATCCCGCGGTCCTGGCGCTCGCCTATGACCATCGCAACGATATTTTCGCCGCTTCCGCGGCCAGCATCGGCATCTTCGTGGGTCGCATCGGATTACCATGGGTAGATCCACTGGCCGGAGCGATCGTGGCGCTGGTTATACTGCATACGGGGATCACGATCTTGCGCGCGTCTTCGCAGGACCTCATGGATACGGTCCCCGGAAAAGAATTGAACCAGCAGGTCATACAAATACTAAAACCGATCGCGGGTATAAAGGAAATCGAAGAAATACAGACGCACCGGTTCGGGCCTTACCTGGTGATAAACGTCACGATCGGAATTGAAGGTTCACTCAGCGTCAAAAAAGGAGACGCGATCGCAATGGAGGTTGAACGCGCATTGCATCAAGGGATCAATCTATTGAAACGGGTTTACGTGCACTACCATCCGGCAAGGGAAAAATAA